GAACTTCTTGCTTCCAAATTCGAGGTTGCAAAGGTAGACAACTGGAAGAACCCAATTCAGGAAGTAACACTTGGTGCAACATCGGGTGACGGTGGTTCAAGAAAGAGCACCGTGACCATTGGTGGAGAGAACGCACTTCCATATTACTTCGATGCTGAAATGCCTCACAGGAACTACGTCACAATGGACGTTTTCGACATGCCGATTGGTATGGCAAAGGCAGTAAAGGGCAACTACGAGGATGTTATCAACGACCCTGCCGAATGGGCAAAGAAGGTCGTGCGTGACTTTAACGCTGATATGGTAACAATTCACCTTATCTCAACTGACCCGCTCATCAATGACACTCCTGCAAAGGAAGCAGCAAAGGTTGTCGAGGATGTGCTCCAGGCAGTTGACGTACCAATCGTTATCGGTGGTTCAGGTAACCCTGAGAAGGACCCTGAAGTACTCGAGAAGGCAGCAGAAGTTGCAGAAGGAGAAAGAGTACTTCTTGCATCAGCAAGTCTGAACCTTGACTACGAGAGAATTGCAAAGGCAGCAATGGACTACGGACATAACGTACTTTCCTGGACTCAGCTTGAGATCAACGCTCAGAAAGAGCTTAACAGGAAACTTATGAAGCAGTGTAATGTCCCAAGAGACAGAATTGTAATGGACCCAACCACAGCAGCACTGGGTTACGGTCTTGACTACGCTTACACCAACATGGAGCGTATAAGACTTGCTGGTCTTATGGGCGACGACGAACTGACATTCCCAATGTCATCCGGTACCACCAATGCATGGGGTGCCCGTGAGGCATGGATGGTCTCATCGCCACTCAACCAGGACTCCGACTGGGGACCAAGAGAGTACCGTGGACCAATCTGGGAGATCGTCACAGGTCTTGCACTCTCACTTGCAGGTAACGATATGTTCATGATGATGCACCCAACATCCGTACAGGTGCTCAAGGAAATTACACAGACACTCTACGGTTCTATTGAGTCCGAAGAGATAGACATCACCAACTGGATCGGAGCGGAGGTGTGATAAATGAAAATTAACAGTCCACTGGAAGCTTACAAATTCCTGCCAGCTACAAACTGTGGTGAATGTGGTGAAGCTACATGTATGGCTTTTGCAGCACACCTTATTGACAGGTCACACAAACTGACCGACTGTAAGCCAATCCTTGATGCAAAATTCAAGAAGAAGTATGAAGAGCTCGATGCACTCCTTGCTCCTGAGATCAGGGAAGTTGAGATTGGTGTCGGTGACAAGATCGTAAAGATTGGTGGAGATGACGTTCTCTACAGACACAAGCTTACATTCTTCAATCAGACTGCATTCGCATACGATGTAACTGACAGCATGGATGAGAAGGACCTCGTTGAGAGGGTAAAGTACATTCAGGACTTCAAGAAGTTCTATGTAGGAAACTTCCTCACCGTAGACATGGTTGCAGTACGCTGCACATCCAAAGACCCTGCAAAGTTTGCAGCAGCAGTAAAGAAGGTTGTTGCAACAACAGACCTGCCAATTATTCTCTGCTCATTCGACCCAGCGGTTCTTAAAGCTGGTCTTGAGGCATCCAGGGGAAGAAACCCACTGCTCTACGCAGCAAACAAGGACAACTGGAAGGAAGTCGGGGAACTTGCACTTGAGTACGATGTACCTGTAACACTCTTTGCACCAAATGATCTTGACATGCTCAAGACACTGGCAAAGACATTTGCAGCAATGGGAACCGAGAAACTCGTACTCGATCCGGGAACGTTCCCAACCGGCAAGCAGCTCAAACAGACTCTTACCAACTTCCTTAAGGTACGCAGAGCTGGAATTGACGGTGACCGCGAGATCGCTTATCCAATTATGGCAGTTCCATTCACAGCATGGATGGCACATGACGACCCTGTAAGTGCTTCTTATTGGGAAACAGTGGTTGCTTCAGTATTCACCATTAAGTACGGTGACATAATGATCCTCCACAGCACAGAGCCTTATGCAATGCTGCCTGAACTGCACATCCGTGACACTATCTACACCGACCCAAGAAAGCCGGTCACAGTAGATCCGGGTATGTACAAGGTTGGAGAGCCAACCGCAGATTCACCAGTACTTGTCACAACCAACTTCGCTCTCACATACTACACAGTAGAGAGTGATATCGCATCCAACAAGATCGACTGTTTCCTCTGGGCAATTGACACCGATGGTATCGGTGTAGAGGCAGCAGTAGCCGGTGGACAGCTTACCGCCGAGAAGATCAAGAAAGGAATCGAGGATTCTGGCTTTGACATGAAGAAGGACACAACACACAACACCATCGTTATCCCGGGACTTTCAGCACGTCTGCAGGGCGACGTTGAAGATGCAACAGGTTGTAATGTCATGGTAGGTCCTGCTGATTCTGGTAGGATCCCTGGCTGGATGGAAAAGAACTGGCCACCACAGAAGAAATAAAACTACTTTTTGATGCTATGAATTTTACATAGCATCTTTTACTTTACTTTTTTGCTTATTGTTTTATAATTTTTGTCTCTGCAGAGATTCTGTTTTTAGATGCCACTAACATCGTTCTTCTCATTTCACAAAATGACCGTAAAACTAAAAACAAAGTAACCATCCGCCGCAGGCGGCACATTTCGAGGATTCTGCTCAAGGATTGTTCAAAAGATTATAGCGGTTATGTCAATAATTATATAGAATTCCTGCGAAAAACGAATTCCATGTAAATATGTAGATTATTTTTATCACCTTTTTGGAAAGTGCCGGCTTCGCCGGACCCTTCGGGCTCAATCAGGTTATTCATGACTTCTGATAAATCGGTGCCAACTTTCCTAATGTTTTTATGGAGAAGAATCTGCAGAGTTGTGATTTCAATTTAATTTTGAAAGATGTTTCCTGAACAAAAAATTATTATATTATTTGTATGTCGTTTAATCTGGGATAAAATGGACTTGATCGTAAGAACTCACAACAGCATTGAACTTACCCGTAATGGGATGCATTGTGTCATTATGGGCGACATTGACAATGTGAAAGATGAGCACATTGAAAAGATAGCAGAACGGGCAAACTGCTTGTGGGATTATTCTAAAATAAGTATGTGGAAGAAATCAGATTCAATGCGTCCTGGTTATTTTTTACGTGACAGTGAGGAAGGGCAGTATAAAGTTCATGTTCTAGATGATGATCAAAAAGCAGATATTTTTGGCGGGACCCACAAAGATAGTCCTCATAAGCTGGATAACTGGGATAAAAAAGAGCTGCTTGCTTATGTAGACTGGTTCATAGAATAACACTAATAATAAAACAACTGCGGTATCATTCTCTCTTAGAAGCCGCAGTCATCGATCAATATTTCCTGGAAATATTCATTGTTAAGGTCTGCTCTTATTTTTGATTCAAGATAATTCAGGAATTCACATTTTCCTGTTTTCTGGAAAATAATGCAGCTTGTACAGTAGATCTTTTTGTTCTCTTCAGAATACCCAAGTTCCTCTATCATACACATGCTCTTACTCCGTCATCGTTTATCCTGATAGTAACCATATCTTTTGCGGAAGTTATTCTCCCGCAATCCTTACAGTAGTAGAATACATTCGACCCTATCAACTGTCTTTTAAGCTCAGTACTGCAAAATTCACAGCACGGATTTTCGTCTCTTTTCATGTTTCTCCCACGCTTAAATTCTGTATTCTGGATTAAGATGAGCTTATAGTTTTATTTTGCTCCCATTCCACCTATCATGAAACGTGCAAATTCTATATCCTCTTCATCCATATTGTTCCTATACTGGCCGTTCTTTATTAGCTTGAGACTGGCTTCAGATACGCCGGTCGTAAGATTTGCATTATTTGCATATATTTCCATACACTTTTTGATATTTTTCATATATTTCTCTCCTTTTTCTCTTCTCAAGCCGTAATACTCCATTCACAGATATATACAAGATGCATATAAAATATTTATATTGGCTAAATCTATATAGTTTTCCGTGTTTTAGATAGTCTTTATGATAAACAAATTCTATGTGCCATTGATTACGTTTTCAAGAAAACCTTTTTTTTGCTTGTGCAGAATCCATTATGGAGTGATTTCTGCTTTTATTAGTACATATTTAATATATTTATTATTATGTATTCTATTATATAAAGTGACTGGTGAGCTCAGCACTTGAATTATTTATAAATACAGAGATCGTACATCATATTATGGAGAATTTCAATGAGTCAAGTCTTTTTCAAAGCTGCTGAAGATACCGGTCCGCAAAATACCCAGATAGATCAGATAACTGAGCTTTTTCCGTTAATATCGCCAGTTTGCGAAGGTGATCTGGTTGCCATTAAAATACATCCCGGTGAACTTGGAAATACAACTTATGTCCGTCCGGTGATAGTAAAGACTGTTGTAGACCTTGTTAAAAAAGCAGGTGGCATACCTTTTGTCACTGATACGACTGTACTTTACACAAGTAAAAGATTCAATGCTGCTGACCTTTTTTATACGGCAGCCACCAACGGTTTCACTATGGGTAGCATGGGGGCTCCTTTTGTTTGTGCAGATGGTCTTCGTGGTGATGACTCAGTTTCTGTTGATATTGGCGGGGAAGTACTTGACAGCATAACAGTCGCATCTGCAATAGCAAATGCAGATTCAATGATTGTGATATCTCATTGTAAGGGACATCCGGCATCAGGTTTTGGTGCTGCTGTTAAAAATCTTGGCATGGGATGTCTGGACAAAGCCGGAAAGACTGTCGTTCATAAGGTTGCCAGCCCTGCTATTGCTATTGATAAATGTGTAGGTTGCGGAAAATGTGTGAAAGCATGTCCGTGGAACGCAATTTCAGTAAATGAAGGCAAAGCCAGTGTAAATTACGATCAGTGTCGTGGTGAACTCTCATGCATGGAAAGTTGCAATTTTGATGCAATAATTCCTCCGGCAGATTTTCCGGTAAAGATGCAGGCAAGACTTGGTGAAGCAGCTTATGGTCCTGTAAAACTTCTTCCTGATAAAATTGGCTACATAAACTGGATATTTGACCTGACACCTGGTTGTGACTGCTTCAACTTCTCATCTCCTGTATTTGCAGGTGATGTTGGAATTACCGCTTCAAAGGATCCTGTTGCTCTTGATAAGGCAAGCCTTGATCTCGTTAATGAAAGGATGAAGCATGATGGAGGAGGCTGTGTCAATAATGTGTGGGGAATTGATCCACTGATCCATCTGGAATATGCTGAGAAGATCGGTGCTGGAAGCATGAAATATGATCTGGTAAGAAAATGATCTGTTCAGAACTCCAATGTGAAGTTCAAACAGCAGCGTGACAGAACAGAATTATATCCAAGCAAAAACAATATCTAATTAATCATGGTATCAGAGCCGATGAACAATACCGTATGTCCAAAATGCGGAAAACCGACGACAAAACTGTTTCAGGGTAAATGCAAGGAGTGTTTTCTGGAAAATTTCACCCTTGCTGAAATAGCACCTGTACTGCATGCAAAGATGTGTGCTACATGTGGTGCCCGCAATGTGAAAAACAAGTGGGTTGACCAGGGCAGTCTTGAAGAGATCGTTATCCACACCGCAGAGGATGCTCTCTTTGTGCATGAAGTGGCTGAGGATATAGAATTATATATTGAGCCTAGAGCACTGACACCTTACATGTACAAGGTACATATTGAAGTCGATGCCTTGTTACTTGATGAGATGTTCCATCAGGAGCTTGAAACTGAAATTCGTGTGCTGCGTGAGTCATGTGACATGTGCAGCCGCATTTCCGGCGGATATTTTGAGGCTATCATACAGATACGTGCAACAAATCGCATCCCTGGTGATGAGGAGAAACAGGAATGCATCAATATAGCTAATTCTGTTCTTGAAAGACTTCTCAATAAAGGTGACAGGCTTGCTTTCATATCCAGTTCACTTGAGATCAAGGAAGGGACCGATCTTTATGTTGGTTCTTCAAATGCTGCAAGACATATCTGCAAGGAGATCAATTCCCGTCTTGGCGGCAGCTTCACCGAGTCTGCATCGCTGCAGGGAAGAAAAGATGGAAAGGATGTGTATCGTATAACTTTCTCCCTGAGGCTTCCGGAATTCATGCCACAGGACATAATTGACTTTAAAGGAAGGATCATCGAGATAAGGAAGTTCTCTAAAAATGTGACCGGAATGGATGTTGAAACAGGAGCACGGTTCATCGCTACTCCTGATGAGATACAGGGAGCAACACTGATCGCAAAGAGAAAAGAACTTCCAAAGACCATGCTTGTTGCTATAGAGAATGATGACCTGATGGTACTTGATCCTGATACTTATGAAACGGTGACGGTCAAGAAACCTGTAATGTTCTCTGCAGAACCTGGATCCGAGATACCTGTTGTCAAAACTGAAAAAGGTCTTCTTGCTGTGGCTGATCTGTCGTGATACGGCATGATCTGGTTCGTGGGATTATGAAAAACATACTTGTGATCGGGTTTAGCACCCGTAATATTGTTTGTTCCGGCTCAAGGGCAGGATACAACATGTATGCTATTGATGCTTTTTGCGACTATGATCTGCAGCAATGCGCAAAAGGTTTTTCAAAACTGGATATTGGTGAAAGTTTTGATGCGAGCAAGATCAGTCTGTATGAGATTAAAGAGCTGATAGAAGGATTTGATGTGGAATTTGACGCTATTATCCCCGGTTCTGGGTTTGAAACAATAGGTCTTGAAAAGCTTCCATATCGGATTCTTGGAAATGAACCTTGCATAATGGCAGAGGTTTCTGACAAATATCTGTTTTCGGTTTTTCTGAAAAAAAGAGGTATAGCACATCCAAAAACGGTGCTTCTTCATGATATAGGGGAACTTGAACTTCCGGTAATGGTAAAACCTGCCTGTTCAGGAGGCGGGATATTCAACATGAAAGTTGAAAATAACGATGGTCTTACGCTCTTGCAGGACAGGCTGAAGAAAGCAGGAATGCCACCTGGAAAAAACAAAATAATAGCACAGGAGTTCATAGAGGGTATTCCTGCAAGTGTTTCAGTATTATCCACAAAGGACAGGGCTATTGTAATTGCTGTGAATGAACAGCTCATAGGTACTTCCTGGCTTACTGAAATGCCGTTTGCTTATTGTGGTAACATAACTCCTTTTGAAACTCCTTATGCATCAGAAATGAAGGAAATTGCTGAAAACCTGATACTTGAACTGGGACTTGTAGGTTCAAATGGTGTTGATTTTATTATTACTGAAGACGGGCCTGTTGTAATTGAAGTGAATGCACGTTTTCAGGGAAGTCTTGACTCAGTTGAAATGGCAACAGGTATCAATCTTCTGGATTCGCACCTGAAGGCATTTGAAGGAATTATGGACATCGTTGCTGAAACTGGAAATGGAAATAGTAACAGGAATGGTAGTGCAAATAAGTATGCTGGACGCTGTATCCTGTATTCGGACAGGAAGATGTTGATGACCGAAACTGTCAGGGATAGGTTACTTGAAAGGGATGTATGTGATGTTCCGGTTGCAGGTCAGTTGATTGGGCCGTATGAACCTGTTATATCTGTACTGAGTTCAGGAAAAGACCGTGATGAAGTTATCTGTGAGATGAAAGATAGCGTCA
The sequence above is a segment of the uncultured Methanolobus sp. genome. Coding sequences within it:
- the cdhD gene encoding CO dehydrogenase/acetyl-CoA synthase subunit delta, which encodes MTKKMKLSQLSDILQDLDVESLEGVTIEGDIELNITGGGGLNPALAYALGNEISQISLHMANIGRMLGFPAEQLFASAFGLGEMPQPQALPTSPKIQELLASKFEVAKVDNWKNPIQEVTLGATSGDGGSRKSTVTIGGENALPYYFDAEMPHRNYVTMDVFDMPIGMAKAVKGNYEDVINDPAEWAKKVVRDFNADMVTIHLISTDPLINDTPAKEAAKVVEDVLQAVDVPIVIGGSGNPEKDPEVLEKAAEVAEGERVLLASASLNLDYERIAKAAMDYGHNVLSWTQLEINAQKELNRKLMKQCNVPRDRIVMDPTTAALGYGLDYAYTNMERIRLAGLMGDDELTFPMSSGTTNAWGAREAWMVSSPLNQDSDWGPREYRGPIWEIVTGLALSLAGNDMFMMMHPTSVQVLKEITQTLYGSIESEEIDITNWIGAEV
- the acsC gene encoding acetyl-CoA decarbonylase/synthase complex subunit gamma translates to MKINSPLEAYKFLPATNCGECGEATCMAFAAHLIDRSHKLTDCKPILDAKFKKKYEELDALLAPEIREVEIGVGDKIVKIGGDDVLYRHKLTFFNQTAFAYDVTDSMDEKDLVERVKYIQDFKKFYVGNFLTVDMVAVRCTSKDPAKFAAAVKKVVATTDLPIILCSFDPAVLKAGLEASRGRNPLLYAANKDNWKEVGELALEYDVPVTLFAPNDLDMLKTLAKTFAAMGTEKLVLDPGTFPTGKQLKQTLTNFLKVRRAGIDGDREIAYPIMAVPFTAWMAHDDPVSASYWETVVASVFTIKYGDIMILHSTEPYAMLPELHIRDTIYTDPRKPVTVDPGMYKVGEPTADSPVLVTTNFALTYYTVESDIASNKIDCFLWAIDTDGIGVEAAVAGGQLTAEKIKKGIEDSGFDMKKDTTHNTIVIPGLSARLQGDVEDATGCNVMVGPADSGRIPGWMEKNWPPQKK
- a CDS encoding DUF362 domain-containing protein, which encodes MSQVFFKAAEDTGPQNTQIDQITELFPLISPVCEGDLVAIKIHPGELGNTTYVRPVIVKTVVDLVKKAGGIPFVTDTTVLYTSKRFNAADLFYTAATNGFTMGSMGAPFVCADGLRGDDSVSVDIGGEVLDSITVASAIANADSMIVISHCKGHPASGFGAAVKNLGMGCLDKAGKTVVHKVASPAIAIDKCVGCGKCVKACPWNAISVNEGKASVNYDQCRGELSCMESCNFDAIIPPADFPVKMQARLGEAAYGPVKLLPDKIGYINWIFDLTPGCDCFNFSSPVFAGDVGITASKDPVALDKASLDLVNERMKHDGGGCVNNVWGIDPLIHLEYAEKIGAGSMKYDLVRK
- a CDS encoding 60S ribosomal export protein NMD3, translated to MNNTVCPKCGKPTTKLFQGKCKECFLENFTLAEIAPVLHAKMCATCGARNVKNKWVDQGSLEEIVIHTAEDALFVHEVAEDIELYIEPRALTPYMYKVHIEVDALLLDEMFHQELETEIRVLRESCDMCSRISGGYFEAIIQIRATNRIPGDEEKQECINIANSVLERLLNKGDRLAFISSSLEIKEGTDLYVGSSNAARHICKEINSRLGGSFTESASLQGRKDGKDVYRITFSLRLPEFMPQDIIDFKGRIIEIRKFSKNVTGMDVETGARFIATPDEIQGATLIAKRKELPKTMLVAIENDDLMVLDPDTYETVTVKKPVMFSAEPGSEIPVVKTEKGLLAVADLS
- a CDS encoding ATP-grasp domain-containing protein, producing the protein MKNILVIGFSTRNIVCSGSRAGYNMYAIDAFCDYDLQQCAKGFSKLDIGESFDASKISLYEIKELIEGFDVEFDAIIPGSGFETIGLEKLPYRILGNEPCIMAEVSDKYLFSVFLKKRGIAHPKTVLLHDIGELELPVMVKPACSGGGIFNMKVENNDGLTLLQDRLKKAGMPPGKNKIIAQEFIEGIPASVSVLSTKDRAIVIAVNEQLIGTSWLTEMPFAYCGNITPFETPYASEMKEIAENLILELGLVGSNGVDFIITEDGPVVIEVNARFQGSLDSVEMATGINLLDSHLKAFEGIMDIVAETGNGNSNRNGSANKYAGRCILYSDRKMLMTETVRDRLLERDVCDVPVAGQLIGPYEPVISVLSSGKDRDEVICEMKDSVMFIRESLNLLES